A portion of the Burkholderia pseudomultivorans genome contains these proteins:
- a CDS encoding ABC transporter permease, translating to MAIPLTYIARNLWARRLTTALTAGGMALVIFVFATVLMLDAGLTQTLVSTGEPDNVVVIRKGAETEIQSAIDHQQANALEMHPSVALGADGRPLVSKEAVVLISLVKTSTGKPSNVVIRGVSPSGLALRPRVHLTAGRMFAPGSSEIIVGSAIVKGFSGTQLGDRLHFAQRDWTIVGVFDAGGSGFDSEIWGDVDQLMQSFRRTSYSSMVLRIPSADGFARFKADIDVDPRLTDEAKREQAFYGDQSKALSTFINILGITLSTIFSIAAMIGAMITMYASVANRVAEIGTLRALGFRRTSVLVAFVLEALLLGFVGGVAGLACASLMQFASFSTTNFQTFSDLSFRFVLTPAIVVKTLLFSLVMGLVGGFLPALRAARLNIVDALRAQ from the coding sequence ATGGCGATCCCGCTCACCTACATCGCGCGCAACCTGTGGGCCCGGCGTCTCACCACCGCGCTGACCGCCGGCGGGATGGCGCTCGTGATCTTCGTGTTCGCGACCGTGCTGATGCTCGACGCGGGGCTCACGCAGACGCTCGTCTCGACCGGCGAACCCGACAACGTCGTCGTGATCCGCAAGGGCGCCGAAACCGAGATCCAGAGCGCGATCGACCACCAGCAGGCGAACGCGCTCGAGATGCATCCGTCGGTCGCGCTCGGCGCCGACGGCCGGCCGCTCGTGTCGAAGGAGGCGGTCGTGCTGATCTCGCTCGTGAAAACCTCCACCGGCAAGCCGTCGAACGTCGTGATTCGCGGCGTCTCGCCGTCCGGCCTCGCGCTGCGTCCGCGCGTGCACCTCACGGCGGGCCGCATGTTCGCGCCGGGCTCGTCGGAAATCATCGTCGGCAGCGCGATCGTGAAGGGCTTCAGCGGCACGCAGCTCGGCGACCGCCTGCATTTCGCGCAGCGCGACTGGACCATCGTCGGCGTGTTCGACGCGGGCGGCAGCGGCTTCGATTCGGAGATCTGGGGCGACGTCGACCAGCTGATGCAGTCGTTTCGCCGCACCAGCTATTCGTCGATGGTGCTGCGCATCCCGAGCGCGGACGGCTTCGCGCGCTTCAAGGCCGACATCGACGTGGACCCGCGCCTGACCGACGAGGCGAAGCGCGAGCAGGCGTTCTACGGCGACCAGTCGAAGGCGCTGTCGACCTTCATCAACATCCTCGGCATCACGCTGTCGACGATCTTCTCGATCGCCGCGATGATCGGCGCGATGATCACGATGTATGCGTCGGTCGCGAACCGCGTCGCCGAGATCGGCACGCTGCGCGCGCTCGGCTTCAGGCGCACCAGCGTGCTCGTCGCGTTCGTGCTCGAAGCGCTGCTGCTCGGCTTCGTCGGCGGCGTCGCCGGGCTCGCGTGCGCGTCGCTGATGCAGTTCGCGTCGTTCTCGACGACCAACTTCCAGACCTTCTCCGACCTGTCGTTCCGCTTCGTGCTGACGCCGGCGATCGTCGTCAAGACGCTGCTGTTCTCGCTCGTGATGGGGCTCGTCGGCGGCTTCCTGCCGGCCCTGCGCGCCGCGCGGCTGAACATCGTCGACGCGCTGCGCGCGCAGTGA
- a CDS encoding ABC transporter permease yields MFVLKLIARNALRHRLRTLLTVLGLTIAVLAFGLLHTVVDAWYAGAAAASSGRLVTRNAISLVFPLPLSYENRIRGVDGVTAVVRSNWFGGIYRDPKNFFASFAVSDNYLDLYPEFIVPAQQRADYARDRRGCLVGRQLATQFGFKVGDVIPLKGTIYPGTWDFVVRGILDGRDDSTITRQLVFHWDYLNETVRKRTPKQADQVGVFVLGVANPDDGAAIARNVDAAFRNSLAETLTETEQAFQLGFVAMSNQIIAAIRLVSYVVILIIMAVMANAMAMSARERTAEYATLKALGFGPGFLALLVFGESVVIAVAGGALGMLATSPAASAFKQAAGGIFPVFKVSTQTLALQAACSLAVGLAAALAPAWQAARVRVVEGLRAIG; encoded by the coding sequence ATGTTCGTGCTGAAGCTGATCGCGCGCAATGCGCTGCGGCACCGGCTGCGAACGCTGCTGACCGTGCTCGGGCTGACCATCGCGGTGCTCGCGTTCGGGCTGCTGCATACGGTCGTCGACGCGTGGTATGCCGGCGCGGCCGCCGCGTCGAGCGGCCGGCTCGTCACGCGCAACGCGATCTCGCTCGTGTTCCCGCTGCCGCTCAGCTACGAGAACCGGATTCGCGGCGTCGACGGCGTGACGGCCGTGGTGCGCTCGAACTGGTTCGGCGGCATCTATCGCGACCCGAAGAACTTCTTCGCGAGCTTCGCGGTATCGGACAACTATCTCGACCTCTACCCCGAATTCATCGTGCCCGCGCAGCAGCGCGCCGACTACGCCCGCGACCGCCGCGGCTGCCTCGTCGGACGCCAGCTCGCGACGCAGTTCGGCTTCAAGGTCGGCGACGTGATTCCGCTGAAGGGCACGATCTATCCGGGCACCTGGGACTTCGTCGTGCGCGGCATCCTTGATGGCCGCGACGATTCGACGATCACGCGCCAGCTGGTATTCCACTGGGACTACCTGAACGAAACGGTGCGCAAGCGCACGCCGAAACAGGCCGACCAGGTCGGCGTGTTCGTGCTCGGCGTCGCGAACCCCGACGACGGCGCGGCGATCGCGCGCAACGTCGACGCGGCGTTCCGCAACTCGCTCGCCGAAACGCTGACCGAGACCGAGCAGGCGTTCCAGCTCGGCTTCGTCGCGATGTCGAACCAGATCATCGCGGCGATCCGGCTGGTGTCCTACGTGGTGATCCTGATCATCATGGCCGTGATGGCCAACGCGATGGCGATGAGCGCGCGCGAGCGCACCGCCGAATACGCGACGCTGAAGGCGCTTGGCTTCGGGCCCGGCTTTCTCGCGCTGCTCGTGTTCGGCGAATCGGTCGTGATCGCGGTGGCCGGCGGCGCGCTCGGGATGCTCGCGACCTCGCCGGCCGCGAGCGCGTTCAAGCAGGCGGCGGGCGGCATCTTCCCGGTGTTCAAGGTGTCGACGCAGACACTCGCGCTGCAGGCGGCCTGCTCGCTCGCGGTCGGCCTCGCGGCCGCGCTCGCGCCGGCCTGGCAGGCGGCGCGCGTGCGCGTGGTCGAAGGCCTGCGGGCGATCGGCTAG
- a CDS encoding ABC transporter ATP-binding protein, which yields MSEAPPPLVEISHVAKSYRRGNQLVPVLTDITLDIGEGEFVALMGPSGSGKSTLLNLVAGIDRPDAGELRVGGLDITQLAEAQLAEWRAANVGFIFQFYNLMPVLTAFENVELPLMLTHLSRRERRERVALVLDMVNLGDRTSHYPSELSGGQQQRVAIARALITDPALIVADEPTGDLDRASATDVLAMLQRLNAELGKTIIMVTHDAHAAAAANTLVHLEKGELIDGHAG from the coding sequence GTGAGCGAAGCGCCGCCGCCCCTCGTCGAGATCAGCCACGTCGCGAAATCGTACCGGCGCGGCAACCAGCTCGTGCCGGTGCTGACCGACATCACGCTCGACATCGGCGAAGGCGAATTCGTCGCGCTGATGGGGCCGTCGGGCTCGGGCAAGAGCACGCTGCTGAACCTCGTGGCCGGCATCGACCGGCCCGACGCCGGCGAACTGCGCGTCGGCGGGCTCGACATCACGCAGCTCGCGGAGGCGCAGCTCGCCGAATGGCGCGCCGCGAACGTCGGCTTCATCTTCCAGTTCTACAACCTGATGCCGGTGCTGACCGCGTTCGAGAACGTCGAGCTGCCGCTGATGCTCACGCACCTGTCGCGCCGCGAGCGGCGCGAGCGTGTCGCGCTCGTGCTCGACATGGTGAATCTCGGCGACCGCACCAGCCACTACCCGTCCGAGCTGTCCGGCGGCCAGCAGCAGCGCGTCGCGATCGCGCGCGCGCTGATCACCGATCCGGCGCTGATCGTCGCCGACGAGCCGACCGGCGACCTCGACCGCGCGTCGGCGACCGACGTGCTCGCGATGCTGCAGCGGCTAAACGCCGAGCTCGGCAAGACCATCATCATGGTGACCCACGACGCGCATGCGGCCGCCGCCGCGAACACGCTCGTGCATCTGGAAAAAGGGGAGCTGATCGATGGCCACGCGGGCTGA
- a CDS encoding efflux RND transporter periplasmic adaptor subunit — protein sequence MPDHNLDKLKIDRRPLAAPPPRRRWVRYAIAAAILLVAIGASVALTGRPTVETTAVTSAYPYQNDTQLNATGYVVPQRKAAVASKGQGRVEWLGVLEGTRVKKDEVIARLESDDVRASLAQALAQVKVARANLALQQAELSDAEIALRRSAALAPKGAVPAAQYDADRARVNKARASVDSDAAAIASAQANAQAAQVAVDQTVIRAPFDGIVLAKHANVGDNITPFSSASDSKGAVVTIADMDTLEVEADVAESNIAKIRAEQPCEIQLDALPDLRFAGRVSRIVPTVDRSKATVLVKVRFVDRDDRVLPDMSAKIAFLSKPLSAQDRRPVTAVQASAVVERDGRPVVFVVKDDAVRAVPVTKGARIGELVAIGGVKPGDTVVLAPGPKLRDGAKVTVAKK from the coding sequence TTGCCCGATCACAATCTGGACAAACTGAAAATCGACCGGCGTCCGCTCGCCGCGCCGCCGCCGCGGCGCCGCTGGGTCCGCTATGCGATCGCCGCCGCCATCCTCCTCGTCGCCATCGGCGCGAGCGTCGCGCTCACCGGCCGGCCGACCGTCGAGACGACGGCCGTCACTTCCGCCTACCCGTACCAGAACGACACGCAGCTCAACGCGACCGGCTACGTCGTGCCGCAACGCAAGGCCGCGGTGGCGTCGAAGGGCCAGGGGCGCGTCGAGTGGCTCGGCGTGCTCGAGGGTACGCGCGTGAAGAAGGACGAGGTCATCGCGCGCCTCGAAAGCGACGACGTGCGGGCGTCGCTCGCGCAGGCGCTGGCGCAGGTCAAGGTCGCCCGCGCCAATCTCGCGCTGCAGCAGGCCGAGCTGAGCGACGCGGAAATCGCGCTGCGCCGCTCCGCCGCGCTCGCGCCGAAAGGCGCGGTGCCGGCCGCGCAGTACGATGCCGACCGCGCCCGCGTGAACAAGGCGCGCGCCTCGGTCGACAGCGACGCGGCCGCGATCGCGTCGGCGCAGGCCAACGCGCAGGCGGCGCAGGTCGCGGTCGACCAGACCGTGATCCGCGCGCCGTTCGACGGCATCGTGCTTGCGAAGCACGCGAACGTCGGCGACAACATCACGCCGTTCTCGTCCGCGTCGGACAGCAAGGGCGCGGTCGTGACGATCGCCGACATGGACACCCTCGAGGTCGAGGCCGACGTCGCCGAGTCGAACATCGCGAAGATCCGCGCCGAGCAGCCGTGCGAGATCCAGCTCGACGCGCTGCCCGACCTGCGTTTTGCGGGCCGCGTGTCGCGCATCGTGCCGACCGTCGACCGCTCGAAGGCCACCGTGCTCGTCAAGGTCCGCTTCGTCGACCGCGACGACCGCGTGCTGCCCGACATGAGCGCGAAGATCGCGTTCCTGTCGAAGCCGCTGTCCGCGCAGGACCGGCGGCCGGTGACGGCCGTGCAGGCCAGCGCCGTCGTCGAGCGCGACGGCCGGCCGGTCGTGTTCGTCGTAAAGGACGACGCGGTGCGCGCGGTGCCCGTGACGAAGGGTGCGCGAATCGGCGAACTCGTCGCGATTGGCGGCGTGAAGCCGGGCGACACGGTCGTGCTCGCGCCGGGCCCGAAGCTCAGGGACGGCGCGAAAGTGACCGTCGCGAAGAAGTAG
- a CDS encoding Mut7-C RNAse domain-containing protein: MATATFRFHGELNAFLARAQRDRAFVHACARDATVKHAIEALGVPHTEIGRLCVNGAPATLERPLDDGDRVDAYPPRAQPAPGAPPSAEWRFIADAHLGGLAQLLRLAGFDTCYDNHYRDDEIAALAARENRIVLTRDRELLKRRAIVHGCYLHAQQPAEQLRELFVRLDLAPHMRPFRLCLRCNAPLHALDAAAAAPRVPAGVRQRHRRFAACDVCRRVFWEGSHWRRMRSVVDAMRAPPLPSSSPSGEPDA, translated from the coding sequence ATGGCGACCGCGACCTTCCGCTTCCACGGCGAACTGAACGCGTTCCTCGCGCGTGCGCAGCGCGACCGGGCGTTCGTGCACGCCTGCGCGCGCGACGCGACCGTCAAGCACGCGATCGAGGCGCTCGGCGTGCCGCATACGGAAATCGGCCGGCTCTGCGTGAACGGCGCGCCGGCCACGCTCGAGCGACCGCTCGACGACGGCGACCGCGTCGACGCGTATCCGCCGCGCGCGCAGCCGGCGCCCGGCGCGCCGCCATCGGCCGAATGGCGCTTCATCGCCGACGCGCACCTCGGCGGGCTCGCGCAACTGCTGCGTCTCGCGGGCTTCGACACCTGCTACGACAACCATTACCGCGACGACGAAATCGCGGCGCTCGCCGCACGCGAAAACCGGATCGTGCTCACGCGCGACCGCGAGCTGCTCAAGCGGCGCGCGATCGTGCACGGCTGCTACCTGCACGCGCAGCAGCCCGCCGAACAATTGCGCGAGCTGTTCGTGCGGCTCGATCTCGCGCCGCACATGCGGCCGTTCCGGCTGTGCCTGCGCTGCAATGCGCCGCTGCACGCGCTCGACGCGGCCGCCGCGGCGCCGCGCGTGCCGGCCGGCGTGCGGCAGCGGCACCGCCGCTTCGCCGCGTGCGACGTGTGCCGGCGCGTGTTCTGGGAGGGCTCGCACTGGCGGCGCATGCGCTCGGTGGTCGACGCGATGCGCGCGCCGCCGCTCCCCTCGTCGTCGCCGTCCGGCGAACCCGACGCCTGA
- a CDS encoding NAD(P)-dependent oxidoreductase has protein sequence MDLGFIGLGEMGQAIATNLLKAGHAVRVWNRSRERAEPLAALGAQVVDTPADAFRGDAVFSMLADDAAARAIFDDALLAQAPRGLIHVNMATVSVALAESLAHAHASRGLDYVAAPVMGRPDVAAAARLTIMAGGPAEAIDRVQPLFDAIGQKTWRFGSLPQHANVAKIAANFTLASAIETLGEASALLGAHGVAMRDFLDVITGSVFPGPVYEGYGAMIAERRYEPARFKARLGLKDVRLALEAGDAASVPLPVASVVRDSLLDALAHGGGDQDFAVLGEAALRRAGR, from the coding sequence ATGGATCTCGGATTTATCGGGCTGGGCGAAATGGGGCAGGCCATCGCGACGAACCTGCTGAAGGCGGGGCACGCGGTGCGGGTGTGGAACCGGTCGCGCGAGCGCGCCGAGCCGCTCGCCGCGCTCGGCGCGCAGGTCGTCGACACGCCGGCCGACGCGTTCCGCGGCGACGCGGTGTTCTCGATGCTCGCCGACGACGCGGCCGCGCGCGCGATCTTCGACGACGCGCTGCTCGCGCAGGCGCCGCGCGGGCTGATTCACGTCAACATGGCGACGGTGTCGGTCGCGCTCGCGGAATCGCTCGCGCACGCGCATGCGTCGCGCGGCCTGGACTATGTCGCGGCGCCCGTGATGGGGCGTCCCGACGTCGCGGCCGCCGCGCGGCTGACGATCATGGCGGGCGGCCCGGCGGAGGCGATCGACCGCGTGCAGCCGCTGTTCGACGCGATCGGCCAGAAGACCTGGCGCTTCGGATCGCTGCCGCAGCACGCGAACGTCGCGAAGATCGCGGCGAACTTCACGCTCGCGTCGGCGATCGAGACGCTCGGCGAGGCATCGGCGCTGCTCGGGGCGCACGGCGTCGCGATGCGCGATTTCCTCGACGTGATCACCGGCAGCGTGTTTCCGGGGCCGGTCTACGAAGGTTACGGCGCGATGATCGCCGAGCGCCGCTACGAGCCTGCGCGCTTCAAGGCGCGTCTCGGCCTGAAGGACGTGCGGCTCGCGCTGGAAGCCGGCGACGCCGCGTCGGTGCCGCTGCCGGTGGCGAGCGTCGTGCGCGACAGCCTGCTCGACGCGCTTGCCCACGGCGGCGGCGACCAGGACTTCGCGGTGCTCGGCGAAGCCGCGCTGCGGCGCGCGGGCCGCTGA
- a CDS encoding LysE family translocator has translation MNLHTWWLFVATVFVVSAIPGPNMLLVMTHGARHGLRRSSSTMAGCLAALVLMLSVSAAGLGAVLEAWPAMFNTLRYAGAAYLVYLGVKAWRARVDDAAPAAADVESVPRQAAPASRWALFRNGFLVAGSNPKAILFAAALLPQFINAAEPTLPQFGILVVTFAVIEVSWYLVYASFGTRIGATLKSQSVAKIFNRLTGGLFVGFGAMMALVRH, from the coding sequence ATGAACCTGCATACGTGGTGGCTTTTCGTGGCGACGGTGTTCGTCGTGTCGGCGATTCCGGGTCCGAACATGCTGCTCGTGATGACGCACGGCGCGCGGCACGGGCTGCGGCGTTCGTCGTCGACGATGGCCGGCTGCCTCGCCGCGCTGGTGCTGATGCTGTCGGTATCGGCGGCGGGCCTCGGCGCCGTGCTCGAAGCGTGGCCGGCGATGTTCAACACGCTGCGTTACGCGGGCGCGGCCTATCTCGTCTACCTCGGCGTGAAGGCGTGGCGCGCGCGCGTCGACGACGCTGCACCGGCCGCCGCCGACGTCGAGTCCGTGCCGCGCCAGGCTGCGCCGGCGTCGCGCTGGGCGCTGTTCCGCAACGGCTTCCTGGTCGCGGGCAGCAACCCGAAGGCGATCCTGTTCGCGGCCGCGCTGCTGCCGCAGTTCATCAATGCGGCCGAGCCGACGCTGCCGCAGTTCGGCATCCTCGTCGTCACGTTCGCGGTGATCGAGGTGAGCTGGTATCTCGTCTATGCGTCGTTCGGCACGCGCATCGGCGCAACGCTGAAGAGCCAGAGCGTCGCGAAGATCTTCAACCGGCTGACCGGCGGCCTGTTCGTCGGCTTCGGCGCGATGATGGCGCTGGTCCGGCACTGA
- a CDS encoding MFS transporter produces MNCPAPSCPAADTRDAARLAAAPPALSAGMTLFFAATVGVIVIDLFAAQPLTGPISADLHLPAGLAGLVAMLPQLGYAAGLVLLVPLVDLLENRRLIVTTLAVCAAMLALPAFTHSGVVFLLATLVAGAASSVIQMLVPMAASMAPDAQRGRAVGNVMSGLMLGILLSRPLASLIAGSVGWRAFYALAALANLAIAAVLAFRLPSRRPSATAGYRALLASMGRLLADEPVLRRYALSAALAMAAFSAFWTAVGLRLAQAPFGLDLHGIALFAFAGASGAIVTPLAGRAGDRGRGPAAQRLAHGAMLAALAVLGIAGAGWFGFDAHAHRGVALALLAGGAALLDAGVITDQTIGRRAINLLNPAARGRLNGLFVGLFFVGGAIGAALAGSAWAWGGWSAVCGVGFAFAGAAAAFGLASGRAADAAGLPDARA; encoded by the coding sequence ATGAACTGCCCTGCTCCTTCCTGCCCGGCCGCCGACACCCGCGATGCCGCCCGCCTCGCCGCCGCGCCGCCCGCACTCAGCGCCGGCATGACGCTCTTTTTCGCCGCGACGGTCGGCGTGATCGTGATCGACCTGTTCGCCGCGCAGCCGCTCACCGGTCCGATCAGCGCCGACCTGCACCTGCCCGCCGGCCTGGCCGGCCTCGTCGCGATGCTGCCGCAGCTCGGCTATGCGGCCGGCCTCGTGCTGCTGGTGCCGCTCGTCGACCTGCTCGAGAACCGCCGCCTGATCGTGACGACGCTTGCGGTGTGCGCAGCGATGCTCGCGCTGCCGGCGTTCACGCATTCCGGCGTGGTGTTCCTGCTCGCGACGCTGGTCGCGGGCGCCGCATCGAGCGTGATCCAGATGCTGGTGCCGATGGCCGCATCGATGGCGCCCGACGCGCAGCGCGGCCGCGCGGTGGGCAACGTGATGAGCGGACTGATGCTCGGCATCCTGCTGTCGCGGCCGCTCGCGAGCCTGATCGCCGGCTCGGTCGGCTGGCGCGCGTTCTATGCGCTCGCCGCGCTCGCGAACCTCGCGATCGCCGCCGTGCTCGCGTTCCGGCTGCCGTCGCGCCGCCCGTCGGCGACGGCCGGCTATCGCGCGCTGCTCGCGTCGATGGGACGCCTGCTGGCCGACGAACCCGTGCTGCGCCGTTACGCGCTGTCGGCCGCGCTCGCGATGGCCGCGTTCAGCGCGTTCTGGACCGCCGTCGGGCTGCGGCTCGCGCAAGCGCCGTTCGGCCTCGACTTGCACGGGATCGCGCTGTTCGCGTTCGCCGGCGCGAGCGGCGCGATCGTCACGCCGCTCGCCGGGCGCGCGGGCGACCGCGGCCGCGGGCCGGCCGCCCAGCGGCTCGCGCACGGCGCGATGCTGGCGGCGCTGGCCGTGCTTGGCATCGCGGGCGCGGGCTGGTTCGGCTTCGACGCGCATGCGCATCGCGGCGTCGCGCTCGCGCTGCTGGCCGGCGGCGCAGCGCTGCTCGATGCGGGCGTGATCACCGACCAGACGATCGGCCGCCGCGCGATCAACCTGCTGAATCCGGCCGCGCGCGGGCGCCTGAACGGGCTGTTCGTCGGCCTGTTCTTCGTCGGCGGTGCGATCGGCGCGGCGCTGGCCGGCAGCGCGTGGGCGTGGGGCGGATGGAGCGCGGTGTGCGGCGTCGGTTTCGCGTTCGCGGGTGCGGCCGCGGCGTTCGGCCTTGCGTCCGGACGCGCCGCCGACGCGGCGGGACTGCCGGACGCGCGGGCCTGA
- a CDS encoding LysR family transcriptional regulator, with protein sequence MNTRDLQAFVAVVDSGSMVAAAAKLHLTQPGLTRRVQNLETLLGVPLLDRQSKPLKPTAAGRDVYALARDVLCAVDALMAAGTPDSEPAGELRIGVPPFLSELALEQPIDRLREAFPRLTLRVTAGWSPALVQGVERGTLDVAAVMVPASAALPDTLVATLLGTQPTVLVAARDFPLPDGPLTLDTLSGFPWVLSQDGCGMRSALSRALGSAGLPFDVAVEAFGSELQLSLVARGAGIGIAPPNALARSAHRDALKVVETAGIETRINVWTVHGALPGRLMRPVALLRDALADVLAQELTKGSDAIAV encoded by the coding sequence TTGAATACGCGTGATCTCCAGGCGTTCGTCGCGGTGGTCGACAGCGGCTCGATGGTGGCCGCCGCCGCGAAGCTCCATCTGACGCAGCCGGGCCTGACGCGGCGCGTGCAGAACCTCGAAACGCTGCTCGGCGTGCCGCTGCTGGACCGGCAGAGCAAGCCGCTGAAGCCGACCGCGGCCGGGCGCGACGTCTATGCGCTGGCGCGCGACGTGCTGTGCGCGGTCGACGCGCTGATGGCGGCCGGCACGCCGGACAGCGAGCCGGCCGGCGAACTGCGCATCGGCGTGCCGCCGTTCCTGTCCGAACTGGCGCTCGAGCAGCCGATCGACCGGCTGCGCGAAGCGTTTCCGCGCCTGACGCTGCGCGTGACGGCCGGCTGGTCGCCGGCGCTGGTGCAGGGCGTCGAACGCGGCACGCTCGACGTGGCCGCCGTGATGGTGCCGGCCAGCGCGGCGCTGCCGGACACGCTCGTCGCCACCCTGCTCGGCACGCAGCCGACGGTGCTGGTCGCCGCGCGCGACTTCCCGTTGCCGGACGGCCCGCTGACGCTCGACACGCTGTCCGGTTTCCCATGGGTGCTGAGCCAGGACGGCTGCGGCATGCGCTCGGCGCTGAGCCGCGCGCTCGGCTCGGCCGGGCTGCCGTTCGACGTGGCGGTCGAGGCGTTCGGCTCGGAGCTGCAGCTGTCGCTGGTCGCGCGCGGCGCGGGCATCGGCATCGCGCCGCCGAACGCGCTGGCGCGCAGCGCGCATCGCGACGCGCTGAAGGTGGTGGAAACGGCGGGGATCGAGACGCGGATCAACGTGTGGACCGTGCACGGCGCGCTGCCGGGCCGGCTGATGCGGCCCGTCGCACTGCTGCGCGACGCGCTGGCCGACGTGCTGGCGCAGGAGCTGACGAAGGGGTCAGATGCAATCGCGGTCTAG
- a CDS encoding OmpW/AlkL family protein — MKKTLLCAAAGAAVLAPLAAHAQSAGSNVVTLGWFHVMPQQSSTPMTTNVAPTPINTPLRLPPSFTSPGTGLHTSGADTVGLTVSHFLTDHIAVTSVAGVPPVFKVSGQGTIKPPGPAGALGSQNIGLASVNPIVKSVRQWSPAVLLQYYFGQATAKFRPFLGLGVSYNWFSDLQLNTNFIKQTQDNLGAILAAGAGKPGTTSVEAKASSSWQPVFNAGLQYNMTEHFGLVASVTYIPLKTTSTVTIKAADGTVLAESKSELKADPIISYVGMTYKF; from the coding sequence GTCGTCACGCTCGGCTGGTTCCACGTGATGCCGCAGCAAAGCAGCACGCCGATGACGACCAACGTCGCACCGACGCCGATCAATACGCCGCTGCGCCTGCCGCCGTCGTTCACGTCGCCGGGCACCGGGCTGCACACGAGCGGCGCGGACACCGTCGGCCTGACCGTCAGCCACTTCCTGACCGACCATATCGCGGTCACGTCGGTGGCCGGCGTGCCGCCGGTGTTCAAGGTGTCGGGCCAGGGCACGATCAAGCCGCCCGGCCCGGCCGGCGCGCTCGGCTCGCAGAACATCGGGCTCGCGTCGGTCAACCCGATCGTGAAGAGCGTGCGGCAATGGAGCCCGGCCGTGCTGCTGCAGTACTACTTCGGGCAGGCCACCGCGAAGTTCCGGCCGTTCCTCGGCCTCGGCGTGTCGTACAACTGGTTCAGCGACCTGCAGCTCAACACCAACTTCATCAAGCAGACGCAGGACAACCTCGGCGCGATCCTGGCGGCGGGCGCGGGCAAGCCGGGCACGACGTCGGTGGAGGCGAAGGCGTCGTCGTCGTGGCAGCCGGTGTTCAACGCGGGCCTGCAGTACAACATGACCGAGCATTTCGGGCTGGTGGCGTCGGTGACCTATATCCCGCTGAAGACGACGTCGACGGTGACGATAAAGGCGGCCGACGGCACCGTGCTGGCCGAGTCGAAATCGGAGCTGAAGGCCGATCCGATCATCAGCTACGTCGGGATGACGTACAAGTTCTGA